The Bacillota bacterium genome has a window encoding:
- a CDS encoding dockerin type I domain-containing protein, with the protein MAQYRKNLFSGSKRFQGLYAGAAFIIVVALFFALIAMTPSPAGAQLAVTTVVSAGNSHTLAIRGDGSVWSWGYNGFGQLGDGTREDRHSPEVISGLTNVKAVSAGNGFSLAVKTDGTVWSWGRNNLGQLGNATKTERTTPGAVSNLTGVSMVSAGYGHSLALKNDGTVWTWGYNTYGQLGDSTFIDRTIPVRISCLSNVKAVSAGYNHSLALKSDGTVLAWGQNNWGQLGDNSTTSRARPVQVANLTGIVAVSAGRYHSMALKDDGTVWTWGRNDSGQLGIGTETSRITPVEVKDLIGVAAIGAGDEHSLAAKTNGTVWTWGSNSYGQLGDGTGIHRLLPVQAAGLTGAKAIAAGNNNSFALKTDSTLWGWGSNGSGQLGDGTTVNRGYPMQVKFTHTIVVGVNPPVYGTAAGGGEYENGAIATVVATPNKGYVFVNWTERGTVVSTRASYSFEVTSSRNLKATFKAAPDVLRDYLNANYTDVNIVASNKGSIQETHYSDFYSYTTLAGRNLLFALSWTEDDDLLDLQVFSPGGFQYTFSNIITYRDLNIVIGRFDNAVAGTWTYRIYGRKVDGNSVDYSTHVALHRYPADSINPDQKTGDINDDDVIDINDVVMVMQYVLGSRTLTSSQRQVADVNGDGKIDVIDVSLIMRKALGLITEFPS; encoded by the coding sequence TTGGCGCAGTACAGAAAAAATCTATTTTCAGGGAGCAAGAGATTTCAGGGTTTATATGCAGGAGCAGCGTTTATAATCGTGGTGGCACTATTCTTTGCCCTCATCGCTATGACACCTTCGCCTGCAGGAGCCCAACTGGCAGTGACGACGGTAGTCAGCGCCGGTAACAGCCATACTTTGGCCATCAGGGGAGACGGCAGTGTCTGGTCCTGGGGCTACAACGGGTTTGGCCAGCTGGGTGACGGTACCAGGGAAGACCGGCACAGTCCGGAAGTTATCAGCGGTTTGACCAATGTTAAAGCGGTCAGCGCCGGTAACGGTTTTTCACTGGCGGTGAAAACCGACGGTACCGTCTGGTCCTGGGGTAGAAACAACCTTGGCCAGCTCGGCAATGCCACGAAGACAGAACGGACCACCCCGGGCGCCGTGTCGAACCTGACCGGTGTTTCTATGGTCAGCGCCGGTTACGGACATTCCCTCGCCCTTAAAAATGACGGAACTGTCTGGACCTGGGGGTATAATACTTACGGCCAGCTGGGCGACAGCACCTTTATAGACAGGACTATACCTGTAAGGATTAGCTGTCTAAGCAACGTTAAAGCTGTCAGCGCCGGTTATAACCATTCGCTGGCTTTGAAGAGCGACGGCACTGTCTTGGCCTGGGGTCAGAACAACTGGGGTCAGCTGGGCGATAATTCGACTACCAGCAGGGCCAGGCCGGTCCAGGTAGCTAATCTAACCGGTATTGTGGCTGTCAGCGCCGGGCGTTATCATTCCATGGCCCTTAAGGATGACGGTACCGTCTGGACCTGGGGTAGAAATGACAGCGGCCAGCTGGGGATCGGCACGGAAACAAGCCGGATTACCCCTGTTGAAGTAAAAGACCTGATCGGTGTTGCTGCTATAGGCGCCGGGGATGAACATTCCCTGGCAGCGAAAACAAATGGCACCGTTTGGACCTGGGGCAGCAACAGTTACGGACAGCTGGGCGATGGAACCGGGATTCACCGGTTACTTCCGGTTCAGGCTGCAGGGCTGACGGGAGCAAAAGCAATTGCCGCCGGCAACAATAATTCCTTTGCGCTTAAAACCGACAGCACCCTGTGGGGTTGGGGTTCAAACGGTTCCGGTCAGCTGGGTGACGGCACAACAGTTAACCGCGGGTATCCCATGCAGGTTAAATTTACCCATACTATAGTGGTCGGCGTGAATCCACCGGTTTACGGCACTGCAGCCGGAGGCGGTGAATATGAAAACGGGGCAATTGCCACTGTGGTCGCCACGCCGAACAAGGGTTATGTCTTTGTCAACTGGACTGAAAGAGGCACCGTGGTTTCCACCAGGGCTTCTTATTCTTTTGAGGTTACTTCGAGCAGAAACCTGAAGGCTACCTTCAAGGCTGCACCCGATGTCTTGAGAGATTATCTTAATGCTAATTATACAGATGTAAATATTGTTGCTTCAAATAAGGGCAGCATACAGGAAACGCATTATTCCGATTTTTACAGCTATACCACCCTGGCGGGCCGGAACCTGCTTTTCGCGCTCTCCTGGACTGAAGATGATGACCTGCTGGATCTTCAGGTTTTCAGCCCCGGAGGTTTCCAGTATACTTTTTCGAATATCATAACCTACAGGGATTTGAATATAGTTATCGGACGGTTTGATAATGCGGTTGCCGGGACATGGACCTACCGGATTTACGGACGGAAAGTGGACGGAAACAGTGTTGATTACTCAACACATGTTGCCCTGCACCGTTATCCTGCAGACAGCATCAACCCTGATCAGAAGACCGGGGATATCAATGACGATGATGTGATCGATATCAACGATGTTGTAATGGTCATGCAGTACGTTTTGGGCAGCAGAACGCTTACCTCAAGCCAAAGACAGGTTGCCGATGTGAATGGAGACGGCAAGATAGACGTGATCGATGTCAGCCTGATCATGCGCAAAGCGCTTGGTCTGATCACCGAATTTCCGTCCTGA
- a CDS encoding Ig-like domain-containing protein, producing MPKSQRKRAGAKVSLILLSVILFLLLFAPAASAATFGDINNDGAINVQDVVLVMRHNLGLITLTDAQKAVADVNGDGNINVQDATLIMQYSLGLIDEFTMAQLQVSSATAVNPKQVEVVFNRTLKPEERTKMTTANFHVGLQASPLVDRLTGTGSAVSIKDDNKTALLTMANGYHFVNGSTTNRVVVKSAVGLTADYTNASVSFVDTSVPTLVSVHTEGPRNLVLTFSEPLDRTVIPTNVTLNGGAIALNLFGATYVDARRELRIDTFADLAAGTYTLAINAGTSLKDYSGFSVAPTSVSFTHTPITTAPTVSVKSSTESTVTLEFSRAINETTLLGNISVLFRHTYDSVLNQVTGTAVTNPSGDKKTFVVNFGAKLLPPGTTQFWMKYADGTPDANKVKDTWGNIIQPFTLSVTTIPDTTAPTATVTVHSNTQIDVQYSEAVQGADTLANYSLKKGTTTVTLSSVSSLGGNKYRLTSAAALQGEYTLTISNIKDTSPAENPMGTQVYNVNVPDTIAPEVVNLAGAADDVFYTLDTIKKIRIFFSEPMNSIDLATKAMYENLLDGSANPTVATPAADGKSVYLEFANDVAGNIRVGALKDLAGNSLGIATELLPVAYTLGLNPGVSNPVRATTITTIRVYLSDIVTSASINDFEIRIDAAPVTWVNPASISIDNSSGKSVLTLTLAGANAIGYDAKDDGGLVTRLRTVSSPGTPGPATNTKDAYGFPVTIASTIIADRIAPAVDSITFIDATEIIVKLTEDVAPGSMSLAGLNGFSISGGSLTQAVKGVNDDEIILTGTGFTNNTDVFYNSAAGITDVAGNLLPSFSRTSTLD from the coding sequence ATGCCGAAATCTCAAAGGAAGAGAGCAGGAGCAAAAGTATCTTTAATTTTGCTCTCCGTTATTCTATTCCTGCTGCTATTTGCTCCGGCTGCTTCGGCAGCAACGTTTGGTGATATTAACAATGACGGCGCAATTAATGTGCAGGATGTCGTATTGGTAATGAGGCATAATCTGGGATTAATCACATTAACCGATGCCCAGAAAGCTGTTGCCGATGTTAATGGTGATGGCAATATCAATGTTCAGGATGCCACATTGATTATGCAGTATTCACTTGGGCTGATTGATGAATTCACGATGGCTCAACTTCAGGTATCAAGTGCAACAGCAGTTAACCCGAAGCAGGTTGAAGTGGTCTTTAACAGGACCCTCAAACCCGAAGAGAGAACCAAAATGACCACAGCGAATTTCCATGTTGGTCTTCAGGCTTCTCCTCTGGTAGACAGGTTAACAGGAACCGGTTCAGCTGTTTCTATCAAAGATGATAACAAAACTGCCCTTCTCACAATGGCCAATGGTTATCACTTCGTGAACGGTTCAACAACTAACCGGGTAGTGGTCAAGAGCGCAGTTGGTTTAACCGCTGACTATACCAATGCAAGTGTTAGCTTTGTTGATACCAGTGTCCCCACCTTGGTTTCAGTTCATACAGAAGGACCGAGAAATCTTGTTTTAACTTTCTCAGAACCTCTGGATCGCACAGTCATACCTACAAATGTAACATTAAATGGCGGTGCAATTGCTCTCAACCTGTTTGGCGCAACATACGTTGATGCCCGTCGGGAATTGAGGATTGATACTTTTGCAGACTTGGCAGCCGGAACATATACTCTGGCAATCAATGCCGGAACCAGCCTGAAAGACTACTCTGGTTTCTCGGTAGCCCCCACATCTGTATCCTTTACCCATACTCCTATTACGACTGCTCCAACTGTTAGTGTTAAATCGTCAACCGAGAGTACAGTAACACTGGAATTTTCTAGGGCAATCAATGAAACAACTTTATTAGGTAATATCAGTGTACTGTTCAGGCATACTTATGATTCGGTTCTCAACCAGGTAACCGGTACTGCAGTAACGAACCCATCAGGAGATAAAAAGACATTTGTTGTCAATTTTGGCGCCAAGCTATTACCTCCGGGTACTACACAATTCTGGATGAAATATGCTGATGGTACTCCTGATGCAAATAAGGTTAAAGATACCTGGGGCAATATAATTCAGCCCTTTACATTAAGTGTAACTACAATACCTGATACGACTGCGCCTACAGCTACTGTCACAGTTCATTCAAACACACAGATTGATGTCCAGTATAGTGAAGCCGTCCAGGGTGCCGATACGTTGGCTAATTACTCATTGAAGAAGGGGACTACAACGGTAACTCTCAGCAGCGTTTCTTCCCTTGGTGGCAACAAATACCGCCTAACTTCAGCTGCTGCACTGCAAGGAGAGTATACACTGACAATATCCAATATTAAAGATACTTCACCAGCGGAGAATCCGATGGGAACCCAAGTATATAACGTAAATGTACCGGATACTATCGCACCTGAGGTAGTTAACTTGGCTGGAGCAGCAGATGATGTATTCTATACACTGGATACAATTAAAAAGATACGCATCTTCTTTAGTGAACCGATGAATTCAATCGATTTGGCTACTAAGGCAATGTATGAGAATTTACTTGATGGTAGTGCGAATCCGACAGTTGCAACTCCTGCAGCAGACGGCAAGTCAGTATACCTCGAGTTTGCCAACGATGTTGCAGGCAATATACGTGTTGGAGCTCTCAAGGACCTCGCTGGAAACTCACTTGGCATTGCTACTGAGTTATTACCTGTAGCATATACGCTTGGCCTAAATCCCGGAGTTTCCAATCCAGTAAGAGCAACTACGATTACTACTATCCGCGTTTACCTGAGCGATATTGTAACAAGTGCAAGTATCAATGATTTTGAAATCAGAATTGATGCGGCACCTGTTACATGGGTTAACCCGGCAAGCATCAGTATCGATAACAGTAGTGGTAAGTCAGTTTTAACTCTGACTCTGGCTGGTGCTAATGCAATTGGTTATGACGCAAAAGATGATGGTGGATTAGTAACCAGGCTAAGGACTGTTTCATCTCCAGGAACACCTGGGCCAGCAACTAACACTAAGGATGCCTATGGTTTCCCGGTGACGATTGCTTCAACAATTATTGCTGATAGGATAGCACCTGCTGTTGACAGCATCACTTTTATAGATGCGACAGAAATAATTGTTAAGTTGACTGAGGATGTTGCACCAGGCTCAATGTCGCTTGCTGGCCTGAACGGCTTCTCAATATCCGGTGGTAGCTTAACACAAGCAGTAAAAGGTGTAAATGATGACGAAATAATTTTAACCGGAACAGGATTTACAAATAACACTGATGTATTTTACAACTCAGCAGCCGGAATAACTGATGTAGCTGGCAACTTGCTCCCCAGCTTTAGCCGAACCAGCACTTTGGATTAA
- a CDS encoding cohesin domain-containing protein, which translates to MDRFVKNRLFKTFFIALCITLFVSMQNTAAAEGLKLSAGESRTVAGEQFLVTISAENAAGSEGGQFILSYNPDLVRPVSHESGSLVNNAASSMDMVNLDYTPESLKYMWITPMADTADSGVVCRIWFEALKEGQASFNFYDIVIAPAGYSLGASVSGKAIIGSSTQAPTPTPTGEEEGEPVPEPENGEETADEDKEQIEENEDEADEDETPEPTDSDSFNYLPIIIVVALAILLPAGFAIFKRFRKPASKK; encoded by the coding sequence ATGGATAGATTCGTAAAAAACAGATTATTTAAAACCTTTTTTATCGCTCTTTGTATAACGCTCTTTGTTTCGATGCAGAATACCGCAGCTGCAGAAGGCCTGAAGCTTTCTGCCGGAGAGTCCAGAACTGTTGCAGGAGAGCAGTTTTTAGTCACGATCAGTGCTGAAAACGCTGCCGGCTCTGAGGGCGGTCAGTTTATACTTTCCTACAATCCCGACCTTGTCCGTCCGGTATCGCATGAATCCGGATCGCTCGTTAATAATGCTGCGAGTAGTATGGATATGGTCAACCTGGATTATACTCCGGAAAGCCTGAAGTATATGTGGATTACTCCTATGGCCGATACGGCTGACTCGGGGGTGGTTTGCAGAATCTGGTTCGAAGCATTGAAAGAAGGTCAGGCCAGCTTCAATTTCTATGATATTGTGATTGCGCCTGCCGGGTATTCATTAGGGGCTTCAGTATCGGGGAAAGCTATAATCGGCAGCAGCACTCAGGCTCCTACTCCAACGCCGACAGGTGAAGAGGAAGGGGAACCGGTTCCAGAACCGGAAAATGGTGAAGAAACTGCTGATGAGGACAAAGAGCAGATTGAGGAAAATGAGGACGAGGCAGATGAAGATGAAACACCGGAACCGACAGACAGCGACAGTTTTAACTATTTACCGATTATTATCGTTGTCGCTTTGGCGATTCTCCTGCCGGCCGGGTTTGCCATTTTTAAGCGTTTTAGAAAACCGGCCTCCAAGAAGTAA
- a CDS encoding cohesin domain-containing protein → MKKSKYVLIALVICISFLLVFSQAAFAADGVKLKASIATGITGDEVTIIITVEDAEDTEGGEFVLSFDEDLVKPVDFDEGKFVSDASGSMIMENLEFDDGKLMVMWVTPNGDTDESGEVCKITFELLDDGETFLTFSDVVIAPEDADVSATHTAGKITIVDPAVAKQNAIDAADEAIADLPDPEDITLDDKADVEAARALVEEAKTKHGAVNSDFEDYQKLLDAEAMIAKLEAIKVACDAVNALPSVSNLTLAHKPDVVAARALVTAAKTNHGAVDADFTCLNTLTAAENRIKELEGLQPTPPTGGTTLLLPLGLLVIIGGGLAIARRKRFAVK, encoded by the coding sequence ATGAAAAAGAGTAAGTATGTTTTAATCGCTTTAGTAATTTGTATCTCGTTTTTACTGGTATTCTCTCAGGCTGCATTTGCTGCAGATGGCGTAAAACTGAAAGCCAGTATAGCAACAGGAATAACCGGTGATGAGGTGACAATCATCATCACTGTTGAAGACGCTGAAGATACCGAAGGTGGCGAATTTGTCCTCTCCTTCGATGAAGACCTGGTCAAACCGGTTGATTTCGATGAAGGCAAATTTGTTTCTGATGCCAGTGGCAGCATGATCATGGAAAACCTCGAGTTTGATGACGGTAAACTGATGGTCATGTGGGTAACCCCCAATGGCGACACCGATGAGTCCGGAGAAGTTTGCAAAATTACCTTCGAACTACTGGATGACGGTGAAACCTTCCTTACCTTCAGCGATGTAGTTATCGCACCTGAAGATGCTGATGTCTCTGCAACGCATACTGCCGGTAAAATTACAATCGTTGACCCGGCTGTGGCCAAGCAGAATGCAATTGATGCTGCTGACGAGGCGATAGCCGATCTGCCTGATCCGGAAGATATTACTCTCGACGACAAGGCGGATGTTGAAGCAGCCCGCGCTCTGGTTGAAGAAGCAAAAACCAAGCATGGCGCTGTAAACAGCGATTTTGAAGATTATCAGAAGCTTTTGGATGCAGAGGCAATGATCGCCAAACTGGAAGCCATCAAGGTTGCCTGTGATGCTGTCAATGCCCTGCCTTCGGTCAGCAACCTGACCCTGGCTCACAAACCCGACGTGGTCGCCGCCCGCGCTCTGGTTACTGCAGCCAAGACTAATCACGGGGCAGTAGATGCCGATTTTACCTGCCTCAATACTCTGACCGCTGCAGAAAACAGGATCAAGGAGCTGGAAGGCCTGCAGCCGACACCGCCGACCGGTGGAACTACACTTCTCTTACCGCTCGGATTACTGGTAATCATTGGCGGTGGACTGGCGATTGCCCGCCGCAAGCGCTTTGCAGTTAAGTAA
- a CDS encoding N-acetylmuramoyl-L-alanine amidase, with translation MPKSKILTYRVLTAAILILLFLSMQASAAVTGFVAKDAKGDLFEYRYEDLLDSYALKLLGKSNGLFEDFTKKSVFALLDSKNGYLDYNDILDQYAASVVAGKKFDLLKYTESSDAKKAEMPSIVKLVELNSGTLVHSTKTIGTGHTGSNPPSGSVNKTPIAGKAGATLEQAQLWAKNRSAHQRFIDIAPLYWHYGELIGIRPEVLYAQAALETNFGKYTGQVPPEYNNWAGIKIAAATDDKPEDHDRFATPEDGVRGHFNHMAAYVGLSPFGETHERYAVVISQSWAGSIRYVEELSGRWAPSAEYHLTLLNLLDQIMNTKTNTASPINTNGGLAGKNVLVGVDILRLRNGPGLDYEIIDRLNLGTILTVEGNQNDWLKVVTPGGRDGWVHGDYVTVADVPKDLFKGKTIGVDPGHGGSDRGAIGVTGVMEKVINLSVAKHLIALLEEAGAKVVTTRTSDISISHAQRAEIINKAKVDLFISIHANAFTNPESNGTETHYSSLNNNGGADKYLAEQIQREMVAALNLRDRGVKSNSFYILTNVDAPAALVELAFLTNPEEEALLSKPKTHGTVAQALFKGIEAYLLKYR, from the coding sequence GTGCCGAAATCTAAGATATTAACTTACCGGGTTTTGACAGCAGCAATTCTGATCCTGCTTTTCTTAAGCATGCAGGCTTCTGCTGCTGTCACCGGATTTGTAGCCAAGGATGCAAAAGGAGATCTTTTTGAATATCGTTATGAAGATCTTCTCGATTCTTATGCCCTGAAACTACTCGGCAAATCGAACGGTCTGTTTGAAGACTTCACAAAAAAATCAGTTTTTGCTCTACTCGACAGCAAAAACGGTTATTTAGACTACAATGATATTCTCGATCAGTATGCCGCTTCGGTAGTGGCCGGCAAGAAATTTGACTTGCTTAAATATACCGAGAGCTCCGACGCTAAAAAAGCGGAAATGCCGTCTATTGTTAAGCTGGTTGAGCTTAACTCGGGAACCCTGGTTCACAGTACCAAGACTATCGGGACCGGCCATACAGGGTCGAATCCTCCCTCGGGTTCCGTAAACAAAACACCTATAGCCGGAAAAGCCGGCGCCACCCTTGAACAGGCTCAACTCTGGGCCAAAAACCGTTCTGCCCATCAGAGATTTATAGATATTGCTCCGTTATACTGGCATTATGGCGAACTGATCGGCATACGGCCCGAAGTACTATACGCCCAGGCCGCCCTGGAAACCAACTTCGGCAAATATACCGGCCAGGTTCCACCTGAGTATAACAACTGGGCGGGAATTAAAATTGCCGCTGCAACCGACGATAAGCCGGAAGATCACGACAGGTTCGCCACTCCGGAAGATGGGGTCAGGGGGCATTTCAACCATATGGCAGCTTATGTCGGCTTAAGCCCCTTTGGTGAAACCCATGAACGCTACGCCGTAGTGATCAGTCAGAGTTGGGCCGGTTCAATTCGTTATGTTGAAGAGTTGAGCGGACGCTGGGCTCCTTCAGCAGAGTATCATTTAACTCTACTGAACCTGCTGGATCAGATAATGAATACAAAAACGAATACAGCCAGCCCGATCAATACCAACGGCGGTCTTGCCGGTAAAAATGTTCTGGTCGGAGTTGATATATTGCGTTTGCGAAACGGACCCGGTTTGGATTACGAAATAATAGACCGTCTGAACCTGGGTACAATCTTAACGGTTGAGGGGAACCAAAATGACTGGTTAAAGGTCGTAACACCGGGAGGCAGGGATGGCTGGGTTCACGGAGACTACGTAACGGTTGCCGACGTTCCCAAAGACCTGTTCAAAGGAAAGACTATCGGCGTGGATCCCGGACATGGTGGATCAGACCGCGGTGCCATTGGGGTTACCGGGGTTATGGAAAAGGTAATCAACCTTTCCGTTGCCAAGCATCTGATCGCGCTGCTCGAAGAGGCCGGGGCAAAGGTGGTTACAACCCGCACCTCAGATATCTCGATCAGTCATGCTCAGCGGGCTGAAATTATTAATAAAGCAAAAGTCGATCTTTTTATCAGTATACATGCCAATGCCTTCACCAATCCGGAGTCAAACGGAACAGAAACGCATTACAGCTCTTTAAACAATAACGGTGGAGCTGATAAGTATCTGGCAGAACAGATTCAGCGGGAAATGGTAGCGGCTTTGAATCTTCGCGACCGTGGGGTTAAATCAAACAGCTTCTACATCTTAACCAATGTGGATGCGCCGGCCGCCCTGGTAGAGCTGGCATTTTTAACCAACCCGGAGGAAGAAGCCCTGCTCAGTAAACCAAAAACACATGGCACGGTTGCCCAGGCGTTATTTAAAGGGATTGAAGCCTACCTGCTTAAGTATAGATAA
- a CDS encoding pyruvate kinase alpha/beta domain-containing protein, giving the protein MKYWPKAGKVNTEATVEAVLKRAEELGIKHVVVASNSGATAELFVGKGLNVTCVTHHVGFTGPGEDEMEPGMRRKLQDKGVMLLTTTHLFAGIDRALRNKFQGVFPSEIVAATLRLFGQGIKVCVEISSMALDAGLIPYGEEIIAVGGTGRGADAACVIVPAHTSNFFDTKAKEIICMPRN; this is encoded by the coding sequence ATGAAATACTGGCCAAAAGCAGGTAAAGTGAATACTGAAGCAACGGTAGAGGCAGTATTAAAACGGGCTGAGGAGCTCGGTATCAAGCATGTGGTGGTTGCATCGAACAGCGGAGCGACCGCCGAACTTTTCGTGGGCAAAGGGTTAAACGTAACCTGTGTTACCCATCATGTCGGCTTTACCGGTCCGGGAGAAGATGAAATGGAGCCTGGCATGAGGCGGAAACTTCAGGATAAAGGGGTCATGCTGCTGACAACCACCCACCTCTTTGCCGGGATCGACAGGGCTTTACGCAATAAGTTCCAGGGAGTTTTCCCTTCCGAAATAGTGGCGGCAACACTCCGCTTGTTCGGGCAGGGGATTAAAGTCTGTGTTGAGATCAGCTCAATGGCGCTTGATGCCGGTTTAATTCCCTATGGAGAGGAAATAATCGCTGTCGGGGGAACAGGCCGCGGCGCAGATGCAGCCTGTGTGATCGTTCCCGCCCATACCAGCAATTTCTTCGATACTAAAGCAAAAGAGATCATCTGTATGCCGCGGAATTAA